A window of Erpetoichthys calabaricus chromosome 12, fErpCal1.3, whole genome shotgun sequence contains these coding sequences:
- the LOC127529949 gene encoding mast cell protease 1A-like, which translates to MASLEIKRGENFYSCGGFIIHRKFILSAAHCSGENITALLGAHNRIEREKSWQVIPIQKIILHEKYNNKILENDIMLLKLQHRAIWTREVQRIKIPKTAVDVRPNTRCSVVGWGKTNSNGNGSDVLREVEVKVQDVFNCKAARNLNLTATAICARGTGIKGTCKGDSGGPLVCPVNGACPPKAVGIVSFTYSNEINRCEDPNRNNVYVKVSAYLEWIGRNIKANP; encoded by the exons ATGGCCTCCTTGGAGATTAAAAGAGGTGAGAACTTTTACAGCTGTGGAGGCTTCATCATTCATCGAAAATTCATCCTGTCAGCCGCCCACTGCAGTGGAGA GAATATCACTGCACTTCTTGGAGCTCATAATCGCATTGAAAGAGAGAAGTCCTGGCAGGTGATTCCAATACAGAAAatcattcttcatgaaaaatataataataagataTTAGAAAATGACATCATGCTTCTCAAG CTGCAGCACAGAGCCATATGGACAAGGGAGGTGCAACGCATCAAGATTCCAAAGACAGCTGTGGACGTCCGTCCCAACACCAGATGCTCTGTGGTAGGATGGGGCAAAACAAACTCCAATGGGAATGGCAGCGATGTGCTGAGAGAAGTAGAAGTCAAGGTTCAAGACGTTTTCAACTGCAAGGCCGCAAGAAATTTGAACTTAACAGCCACAGCAATCTGTGCACGAGGCACCGGCATTAAAGGGACTTGTAAA ggtGACTCCGGAGGTCCATTGGTCTGTCCAGTCAATGGAGCCTGTCCGCCAAAAGCTGTGGGGATTGTATCATTTACCTATTCTAATGAAATTAATAGGTGTGAAGACCCTAACCGCAATAATGTGTACGTGAAAGTGTCTGCCTACCTGGAGTGGATTGGAAGGAATATCAAGGCCAACCCATGA